The following coding sequences are from one Chanos chanos chromosome 12, fChaCha1.1, whole genome shotgun sequence window:
- the zc3h12ab gene encoding ribonuclease ZC3H12A produces the protein MSLDAGPIPKIQSIVDTSLWCGLPRTTCLSSPKTDSDIWVSTPTSLYKSTVSCHDKMDRNQHSPSPEESLDLGSELQTQLDLFLKLGFSETQVRAVLSKLGLNTDTNRVLGELVQAAADTEEKEGSPVSPVLVPRGEPPLQAHSAMPHSLPNLPSAPCEIREDDNALRPIVIDGSNVAMSHGNKEVFSCLGIQLAVNFFLERGHVDVTVFVPSWRKEQPRPDVPITDQHILRELERKKILVFTPSRRVAGKRVVCYDDRFIVKLAYESDGIIVSNDTYRDLQGERPEWKRFIEERLLMYSFVNDKFMPPDDPLGRHGPTLENFLRKTPRAPKRQPCPYGKKCTYGIKCKFHHPERAKQPHRSLADELREKAKMSALPQRTSANSGPVPSPPLEEVMEQKLSLDHKKVHTSENVPLLKNAQPSSQRKFSSKRDRSSRHSPTSLDSFPSGSQECLDSGLGSYECYSPERYSPEHGQGRCDRYCGGDSRKSKVSSSSWHHYVPFSNPSCSCCSHQTFCASASFPHHRMPAVNSQNPDLMSYCQPRYSSYGGPVHPAVNMAQYSLPPDFQYGRAPPPHQSYWSESYRSYPQNMPGSMPGERGHWASSSSQLNPQGSEREQVRKKLLAIFNARLVDRAMDMFPQLMDPQRLAAEILNLQSQGGGL, from the exons ATGAGCCTTGATGCTGGCCCTATTCCTAAGATACAGTCCATTGTGGATACCTCCTTGTGGTGTGGGCTCCCCAGGACAACTTGTTTAAGCTCCCCCAAAACGGACTCTGACATATGGGTGTCTACACCAACTTCTCTGTACAAAAGCACAGTTTCCTGCCATGACAAAATGGACCGGAACCAACATAGCCCATCCCCAGAGGAGTCCTTGGACTTGGGTTCAGAGTTGCAGACACAGTTAGACCTTTTCCTGAAGCTTGGTTTCTCTGAGACACAGGTCCGTGCGGTTCTGTCCAAACTTGGGCTCAACACAGACACCAATCGTGTCCTGGGGGAACTGGTGCAGGCGGCCGcagacactgaggagaaagaaGGGTCCCCAGTATCTCCGGTCTTGGTTCCTCGCGGAGAACCCCCACTACAGGCCCACAGTGCAATGCCACACAGTTTACCCAATTTGCCGTCAGCTCCGTGTGAGATAAGAGAGGATGACAATGCCCTCAGACCCATTGTGATAGATGGCAGTAATGTAGCTATGAG TCACGGGAACAAGGAAGTGTTTTCCTGCTTGGGGATTCAGCTAGCTGTGAACTTTTTCCTGGAAAGGGGTCATGTAGATGTTACTGTGTTTGTTCCTTCATGGAGGAAGGAACAGCCCAGGCCAGATGTTCCCATTACAG ATCAACACATCCTGCGggagctggagagaaagaagatcTTGGTGTTCACACCCTCCCGACGTGTGGCTGGCAAACGAGTGGTCTGTTATGACGACCGTTTCATTGTCAAACTGGCTTACGAGTCTGACGGAATAATTGTATCCAATGACACCTATCGTGACCTGCAAGGAGAGCGTCCTGAGTGGAAACGCTTTATCGAGGAAAGACTGCTCATGTACTCCTTTGTCAATGATAA GTTCATGCCCCCTGATGATCCTTTAGGGCGACATGGCCCCACCCTGGAGAACTTTCTCCGCAAGACTCCACGAGCTCCCAAACGTCAGCCCTGCCCCTATG gGAAAAAATGCACTTACGGCATCAAGTGTAAATTTCATCATCCTGAGAGAGCCAAGCAGCCACATCGTTCTCTGGCTGACGAGCTGCGTGAGAAAGCCAAGATGTCTGCTTTGCCACAAAGAACCTCAGCAAACTCTGGTCCCGTTCCAAGCCCACCTTTAGAGGAAGTGATGGAGCAGAAACTTTCTCTGGACCACAAAAAGGTCCACACCAGCGAGAACGTCCCGCTTCTGAAGAATGCCCAGCCTTCTAGTCAGAGGAAGTTCTCTTCTAAGCGTGACCGGTCTAGTCGCCACTCGCCGACCAGCCTTGACTCCTTCCCTAGTGGCTCCCAAGAGTGTTTGGACTCAGGTCTTGGCTCTTATGAATGCTACTCTCCTGAACGCTACTCTCCTGAACATGGCCAAGGCCGCTGCGACCGCTATTGTGGGGGAGATTCCAGGAAATCCAAGGTATCCTCTAGCAGTTGGCACCACTATGTGCCTTTCAGCAACCCGTCCTGCAGCTGCTGTTCCCACCAGACATTCTGCGCCAGTGCAAGTTTTCCACATCACAGGATGCCAGCGGTCAACTCCCAGAACCCAGACCTTATGAGCTACTGCCAACCCCGTTATTCTTCTTATGGAGGTCCAGTTCACCCTGCCGTAAATATGGCTCAGTACAGCCTGCCTCCAGACTTCCAGTATGGGAGGGCACCACCCCCTCACCAAAGCTACTGGTCTGAGTCGTACAGGTCTTATCCTCAGAATATGCCTGGATCCATGCCAGGGGAGAGGGGTCATTGGGCCTCAAGCTCCTCCCAACTCAACCCTCAGGGATCTGAACGAGAGCAGGTCAGGAAGAAGTTACTGGCAATATTTAATGCTCGTTTAGTGGACCGAGCGATGGACATGTTTCCCCAGCTGATGGACCCCCAAAGGCTGGCAGCCGAGATCCTCAATCTCCAATCACAGGGTGGAGGTTTATGA